The following coding sequences lie in one Montipora foliosa isolate CH-2021 chromosome 11, ASM3666993v2, whole genome shotgun sequence genomic window:
- the LOC137977144 gene encoding zinc finger MYM-type protein 1-like, protein MVLKLILSNTDNLSRYLQGEQMDVITAKKTADAVVKTLSNCRNEESFTLMWSHADVIAQKIKIVIEGTQFTFRDAKVPRTRPSRRLQSLTGETPAAANDSSQQTAKDHFRITVYYTSIVSELQSRFEGNDQEVLFALGEIVFSRSPSINNIQTVSNFYGVDSEMLSSEKSIFENYDCGDPCQRKNAAVMLKTMHQNGLHDILPVLYKVASILPTISASSCSAEGSFSALRRIKIYLRSTMGQDRLSNIAVINIEREYANKTMQNDMQRIIDIFGRRSNRSSYFF, encoded by the coding sequence ATGGTTTTGAAGCTCATCTTATCCAACACTGATAATTTGAGTAGATATCTACAGGGAGAACAGATGGATGTCATCACTGCCAAGAAGACTGCTGATGCTGTTGTTAAGACACTGAGCAATTGTCGCAATGAAGAGAGCTTTACTCTGATGTGGTCACATGCTGATGTTATAgcgcaaaaaatcaaaatagtAATCGAGGGTACGCAATTTACCTTCAGAGATGCCAAGGTGCCTCGAACCAGACCATCACGCCGACTTCAGAGCCTTACTGGTGAGACACCTGCTGCAGCGAACGACAGCTCACAACAGACGGCAAAAGACCACTTTCGTATCACAGTTTATTACACAAGTATTGTCAGTGAACTTCAATCAAGGTTTGAGGGCAATGATCAGGAGGTTTTGTTCGCATTGGGCGAAATCGTATTCAGCCGTTCTCCAAGCATCAACAACATCCAAACTGTATCAAATTTCTATGGCGTGGATAGCGAAATGCTATCAAGTGagaagtcaatctttgaaaactacGACTGCGGGGACCCATGCCAGAGAAAAAACGCAGCCGTGATGCTAAAGACTATGCATCAAAATGGTCTCCATGACATTTTACCTGTTCTATATAAAGTTGCCTCCATCCTGCCCACAATTTCTGCATCCTCGTGCTCTGCTGAAGGGTCTTTCAGCGCCCTTCGCCGTATCAAGATATATTTAAGATCCACAATGGGACAAGACCGACTTAGCAATATCGCCGTTATTAACATAGAAAGAGAGTATGCAAACAAGACAATGCAGAATGACATGCAAAGGATTATTGACATATTTGGGCGTCGAAGTAATCGTTCTTCATACTTCTTTTAA
- the LOC137977143 gene encoding uncharacterized protein, translated as MRTPISVEERVGLALWRIATGNSFRTCGLQFGYGKSTAKCICEEFEKALARKKDQFIQFPEFEEKYGIPQIVGAIDGCHIEINAPPRNREDYYNRKQHYSVVLQGIVDSNLKFLHASVGYRGSIHDSRVLRLSGIYDQAESEQILSAPIRDLGGTNIRPLIVGDSAYPLSSWLIKPYQDRGHLPRDERKFIVKLSALRSVVERAFGMLKGRWRIVMKKIEQKVPNVTKAPIAACVLHNICISLNDEYDGDESDSDGDDSSDDGGDFEPASDMRNAMKDYVWNNL; from the coding sequence ATGCGAACTCCTATAAGTGTAGAAGAACGGGTTGGCTTGGCCTTGTGGCGGATCGCAACAGGTAATTCTTTTAGAACTTGTGGCTTGCAATTTGGATATGGGAAGTCGACCGCaaaatgtatttgtgaagaGTTCGAGAAAGCACTCGCTCGAAAAAAAGATCAGTTCATACAATTTCCAGAATTTGAAGAGAAGTATGGCATACCTCAAATCGTAGGTGCAATCGACGGATGTCATATTGAAATCAACGCTCCACCGAGAAATCGTGAAGACTACTACAACCGTAAACAACATTACAGCGTAGTTTTACAAGGTATAGTTGACAGTAACTTGAAATTTCTTCATGCGTCTGTCGGTTACCGTGGGAGTATCCACGATTCCAGAGTCTTGAGACTAAGTGGTATTTACGATCAAGCTGAGAGTGAGCAAATCCTGTCTGCACCAATTAGAGATTTAGGCGGAACTAATATCAGACCTTTGATTGTTGGAGATAGCGCCTACCCTCTTTCCAGTTGGCTAATAAAACCGTACCAGGATAGAGGGCATTTACCAAGGGATGAAAGAAAATTCATTGTAAAGCTTAGTGCACTTCGCTCTGTTGTTGAGCGGGCTTTTGGCATGTTAAAGGGCAGGTGGAGAAttgtaatgaaaaaaattgaacagaaGGTGCCGAATGTAACTAAGGCTCCAATTGCAGCCTGTGTATTACAtaacatttgcatttcattgaacgACGAATACGATGGCGACGAAAGTGATTCAGATGGGGATGATTCAAGCGATGATGGTGGAGACTTTGAACCAGCAAGTGATATGAGAAATGCAATGAAAGACTATGTGTGGAATAATCTTTAG
- the LOC137974925 gene encoding short-chain-enoyl-CoA hydratase-like, with protein sequence MAYEGYTTFKVEIKDGVAWVTFDFPPVNVQGKPMLDDLNRLAEALEPDRSVKVVVFQSAHPDIFVCHADIDMLCEIPASERSIDDPLLYLQEVLQRISELPQATIAKVEGMARGGGHEFMLACDMRFAARGKAVFMQMEVGMGIVPCGGGTQRMARQVGMGRAMEIILGAHDFDADLAERYGTINRALDPAEIGPFVEELANRIAKFPAGSITACKRCVLSAVETPIGEGLKIEAYQLGQAMSQTPAAKRFAYAKEQGIQNDLKTQKNWDKGVMDIQSVQ encoded by the coding sequence ATGGCTTACGAAGGATACACAACTTTTAAGGTAGAGATTAAAGATGGCGTCGCCTGGGTCACATTTGATTTTCCACCAGTAAATGTCCAAGGGAAGCCCATGCTTGATGATCTCAATCGTTTGGCCGAGGCCTTGGAACCTGATCGTTCTGTGAAAGTTGTGGTGTTTCAGTCTGCTCATCCAGATATATTTGTCTGTCATGCTGATATCGATATGCTGTGTGAGATCCCAGCCAGTGAACGTTCCATTGATGACCCTTTGTTATACCTGCAAGAGGTGTTACAGCGAATCAGTGAACTCCCCCAAGCTACAATCGCCAAGGTGGAGGGAATGGCACGGGGTGGCGGTCACGAATTTATGTTGGCTTGCGACATGCGTTTCGCTGCTCGAGGGAAGGCTGTGTTCATGCAGATGGAAGTGGGGATGGGCATTGTGCCGTGTGGTGGTGGAACACAGCGCATGGCGCGCCAAGTCGGTATGGGTCGGGCCATGGAGATCATTCTCGGGGCTCATGACTTCGATGCTGACCTGGCAGAGCGCTATGGAACTATCAACCGAGCCTTGGACCCTGCCGAGATCGGGCCGTTTGTAGAAGAGTTGGCCAATCGTATTGCAAAGTTTCCGGCTGGTTCAATTACGGCCTGCAAGCGATGCGTTTTGAGTGCTGTGGAGACTCCAATTGGAGAAGGGTTGAAGATCGAGGCCTATCAGCTTGGACAAGCCATGTCGCAGACCCCTGCTGCTAAAAGGTTTGCCTATGCAAAAGAACAAGGTATCCAGAATGATCTGAAAACTCAAAAGAATTGGGACAAGGGAGTAATGGATATTCAGTCTGTGCAATAA